The nucleotide window CTTCAGGACCGATTTGAAGACCATTGCCGAAAACGCGCTGGCTACAATCAAGACCGATACGGAAGGCTACCTGCTGCGCGTGAGGAAGCACCTCATGAGGCAGAGCGCGAACGCAGCGCGGCCGGAATGGAAGGCCCTGATGTGGCCGATGCTGGTGGCCTGCTGCCTGATGATCAGCGCCGGGGTCTCGACCTGGACGGTGATGACCTGGCTGATGCCCAACCTGAACACGATGGGGCTCCGGGTGATCGAGCGGCCGGAGGCGACCTATCTGATCCCGCGCAGCGGCCGGGCGGTGCTGGCCCGCTGTTCGCTGGCGGGGGAACCCGTGGACTGCCTCATGATCCCGAAGGAGTGAGCGATGGATGGTCTGACGCCGCTCGAACGCGAATTGCTGGGCTACGTCGAGCAGTTGACGGAAGCCTCGAAGGCATCCGCGCGGGAATTGGCCGCCTCCGGACAGGACAGGCGGACGGAACTGGATGGGTTGCGCGGCTCCATGATCGCGTTGCTCAGGTCGCAGCTCTCATTGGTCGAAGCCTTGAACGGCTGGATGCAGGATGGCCCCGACACCACGCAGGCCCCGTCGAAGCTGAAGGACAGCCTGTCGCTCGCGCTGGAGGCGCAGAAGCGCCTCGGGACGCGGTGAACGACGAGATGGGGGAGGACGTGCATGGGCTACGCCATTGATGGGCAAATCCGGCTCTCCGCCGGACACGCAACACTGAACAAGCAACACGCGACACTGAACAGGGGACAGGCAACACCGGACACTGAACACGCGACACGCGACACGCGACACGCGACACGCGACACGCGACACGCGACCGTGGCCACTCAACACCGGACAGTCAACACGCAACAGGCGACACCGGACAAGCGACAAGCAACACGCAACACCGAACATGCAACACTGAACACTGAACAAACGACGGGAGCAACCGCATGATTTATCGAGCTATCCTATTTCTGGCTTTGATTGCCGCTCCGGCGATGGCGGACCAGATCGAGTTGAGCAATTCTATCCAACCCGCAGAGACCGACCGCTACGGTTGCGCGATCCGCCCGCGCCCGGACCGCCTGACCTTCCGCTCTTTTCGCGATGCGTGGCGCTCCGTCGCAGCGGACGATCTCTATAGTCTTCGGCGTCATCAGATGGCGCTGGAGGCCGGTTCTTGCGATTGCGAGACTCTGTGGCCCGACTGGTCCATCATCGAGGGCGAGTTCGAGGAGCTGGGCTTTGCCGCCCCGACCGGCACCGACAGTCTGCATATCGCATGGTCTGCGGAAGAGTATTTCCCTGTCATTTCCGATCTTCGTGATCGGTTGCGCATTCAGTGCCAGGAGGCGGAGTGATGGGTATCGTTTCCTTTATCGTTGAGGCGGCCGATCAGGGCCTCGAAACCGTGGCGACCTCTCAGTTTGCGGCGGTCGCGGAGGTTTCCGGCACGGTGGTCGTCGGAGCTGCGACGCTGGCGATGATTGCCTTGTTCATCAACATGGCCTGGCAAATCCGTCCGATGGATGGAAGGGAGCTGTTGGTCTTGTCGCTCAAGATCGGCCTGATCAACACATTCGCGTTCAACTGGGCAAACTTCAACTTCGTCAGCGGGCACATCATCGACGGCCTCGATGAACTCGCGGGAAGGCTGATCGGCTCCGCTACCGGAGACGACGGTGCGGGGCCAGAGTATTTCGCTGCGCGCTTCGACCTTCAACTCGACAGGCTGGCCGAATACGGCAACTCGGCCACATCGCATATGGGGGCGGTCAGCAAGGCCGTGATGGGGGTGTTCTTCATGGCTCTTCTGGCTGTGGTCGGTGGCGCGGCGGGTGCCGTTCTCGTCCTCGCAAAGATGATGATGACGTTCCTGATCGGCATCGCCCCCATCATGGTCCTCTGCTCGATGTTCCCGGTAACGAAGGACTATTTCCACCGCTGGCTGTCCTCGCTGGCGAGCTTTGCCCTTTACCCGGTCGTGATGGCTGGCATTTTCTCGATGGTCTTCGGCCTGGTGGGGCTATTGGTCAGCCAGATTGGATCGGCGGATTCTGTCGAACAAGTCGGTGGGACCATCCCGTTTCTGGCGGTGGTCATCCTCTCGCTTGCGATGGTCATCGCAATCCCCTTCATCGTGCCGATGATCTCGGGCAATTTGCAGGCGGGCTGGGCCGCGGCGGCCGTCGGCGGCAGCATGCGGAGAATGATGCCGCAATCCCGCCCGCAGCAATCGAACCGCGCATCCTCGAACGCAACGAGCGATACGAGCCGGAGGTTGAATGCCGGAGCAGACACAACCCGCTCCTCAAACTCCGCAGCAGATCACCGCCCTTCGACTGGCACAGGGGCCAAGATGCAACGCATGATGGACCGCGCGGAACGCCTGAGTGAAGACGCAAAGAAGAAGCGGTGATGCTTCATTGGCTGACAACTGGGCTGCGGCAAAGGATGCAATCCTTTGCCGCAGGGCGGTGAGCATTTCAGCGGCGTTCAATCCCGCTAGTCGCCTGCTTTAATATCCTTAGCGAAAGTTACAAATTTTTCAGCGCGCTTACGTAGGTAGTCGGCCTCGCTTTGGTCCAGCCGTGTTGCGGTTATCAGTGTCCCCGGCTGGATGTTCAGAATGCCGACTCCTGCCGAATCCGGTTTAGCCAACCGTAGTATAGTTAGCAGGCCCCGCTCCTTCTTCCGTGGCAGTTGTTCTTTTCCAAAATGTAGGAAAATGATGCGTCTCTGATTGTTTGCTTCAGTACGTAAGTACCAAGCCGTTGCGATGTGTAGGCCAACAATCTCTGCTTCGATAGGGCTGCGGCCCTGCCA belongs to Roseovarius sp. THAF27 and includes:
- a CDS encoding type IV secretion system protein, encoding MGIVSFIVEAADQGLETVATSQFAAVAEVSGTVVVGAATLAMIALFINMAWQIRPMDGRELLVLSLKIGLINTFAFNWANFNFVSGHIIDGLDELAGRLIGSATGDDGAGPEYFAARFDLQLDRLAEYGNSATSHMGAVSKAVMGVFFMALLAVVGGAAGAVLVLAKMMMTFLIGIAPIMVLCSMFPVTKDYFHRWLSSLASFALYPVVMAGIFSMVFGLVGLLVSQIGSADSVEQVGGTIPFLAVVILSLAMVIAIPFIVPMISGNLQAGWAAAAVGGSMRRMMPQSRPQQSNRASSNATSDTSRRLNAGADTTRSSNSAADHRPSTGTGAKMQRMMDRAERLSEDAKKKR